From a single Nakaseomyces glabratus chromosome F, complete sequence genomic region:
- the HUL5 gene encoding ubiquitin-ubiquitin ligase HUL5 (CAGL0F07821g~Ortholog(s) have ubiquitin-ubiquitin ligase activity) — MLNFTGQTRKRNVNLGRKQQTTKKEILQRAKLERDRRAEEKKQEASAAYIQRQIRKFLSCKKTALLNLTSPKVVHLVPLLGSKLLIYLGTHELLHILNVSKHFLTQFGTALGNWKLLNIYSDCHDVNIANMCINCLNIGIPLIDGIIDANIKFISSNEVLRGTSGLHIDVIAPVLSAWKVQFSQNYRRVFEITESQCVQFEEVLHFYEGLVLNDLLPMVELNGSSVLLENMSYLYSKLKHANQHLYNIIRQCVTNVRYEPVNIRMRGYVTEIYQKDFIYSYLDSINIHTNFSSDLLNFIENAPSEAERDSVYVSLLSRENFVENLLNIFSRFQDPEQTYWDDITHYPAFKLLCQLIKVHLWLSTDHELLYNRNRIKLEQLVLFTDGIKDMVFNDMWTKPTNDSFLYTNEALPLLKIIYLRDSRMKFCKSSNGDKEYWTVYNTDFLKTAIYKQIQDYEDYYRSYKDNYDDLYDSDDEDNNDKEINDIMNLKANYLVNMEVKPNNIKQFRKLKILLEAPFYVPFEQRVEMFYTLIELDKRRLNLDDDSSLMMDVLNALGPSLSRRQAVNISRDNVLEDAYSSFNPAGERFKGKLSVTFTNEFGPEAGIDGGGITKEFLTSVTEEGFKNDKYKLFDTNQNYELYPSSEVNATKMKYYYFLGKVLGKCIYDRVLIDIHFTDFLLKKLLNSSNHYISYFDDLQSLDESLYQNLVKLLAMSASDLESLELHFEVDDLSTGKNRVTELIPNGSKTVVTKNNVLQYLVLIADFKLNRSLNKQVAALHRGLSVMIAPHWFEMFNSSELQKLISGEGKDINLEDLKSNTIYGGFSDTSLTIQYFWQILEEFEPQQRLDLLKFVTSVPQAPLQGFGALEPKFGIRNSGPERDRLPTAATCVNLLKLPDYADKELLRQKLLYAINAGAGFDLS; from the coding sequence ATGCTTAATTTTACAGGACAAACGAGGAAGAGGAATGTAAACTTAGGGAGGAAGCAACAGACTACTAAGAAGGAGATTTTACAAAGAGCTAAATTGGAGAGAGACAGAAGGGCTGAAGAGAAAAAGCAAGAGGCATCAGCCGCATACATACAGCGTCAGATCAGAAAGTTTCTATCTTGCAAGAAAACTGCATTATTGAATTTGACATCACCTAAAGTAGTTCACTTGGTTCCTCTTCTCGGTTCAAAATTGCTAATATACCTTGGAACTCATGAGTTATTACATATACTGAACGTATCAAAACATTTCCTTACTCAGTTTGGAACAGCATTGGGAAATTGGAAGCTTTTGAATATCTATTCTGATTGCCATGATGTGAATATTGCGAATATGTGCATTAATTGCCTGAACATTGGTATTCCACTTATTGATGGTATCATAGATGCCAATATAAAATTTATTTCTAGTAATGAAGTTCTGAGAGGTACATCAGGTTTGCATATAGATGTCATTGCACCAGTGCTCTCTGCTTGGAAAGTACAATTTAGCCAAAACTATAGACGAGTATTTGAAATTACGGAGAGTCAATGTGTCCAATTCGAAGAGGTACTTCATTTTTATGAAGGATTGGTATTGAATGATCTATTGCCCATGGTAGAGCTCAATGGTAGTTCTGTACTCTTGGAGAATATGAGCTACCTATATTCTAAACTTAAGCATGCTAATCAACACCtgtataatataataaggCAATGTGTCACAAATGTGAGGTATGAACCAGTTAATATTAGAATGCGTGGCTACGTCACAGAGATATATCAGAAAGATTTTATCTACTCGTACTTGGACAGCATAAATATACACACCAACTTCAGTTCTGACTTGTTGAATTTTATAGAGAACGCGCCTAGTGAAGCTGAAAGGGATAGTGTATATGTTTCATTACTTTCTAGAGAGAATTTTGTTGAGAATCtattgaatattttctctAGATTTCAAGATCCAGAACAGACATACTGGGACGACATCACTCACTACCCGGCATTCAAATTACTTTGTCAACTAATCAAAGTTCATTTGTGGTTATCAACAGACCATGAATTGTTGTATAACAGAAATAGAATAAAACTGGAGCAATTAGTACTATTTACTGATGGTATTAAAGATATGGTATTCAACGATATGTGGACAAAGCCGACAAATGATTCATTTCTTTATACAAATGAGGCACTCCCTTTACTGAAGATCATTTATTTGAGAGATTCCAGGATGAAGTTTTGTAAGTCATCTAATGGCGATAAAGAATACTGGACGGTTTACAATACAGATTTCCTGAAGACAGCAATATATAAGCAAATTCAAGACTATGAGGATTATTACAGATCTTACAAAGACAATTACGATGATTTATACGAttcagatgatgaagataataatgataaggagattaatgatattatgAATCTGAAAGCAAATTATCTGGTAAATATGGAAGTAAAGCCAAATAACATTAAGCAATTCAGAAAACTTAAAATTTTGTTAGAAGCTCCATTTTATGTTCCCTTTGAACAGAGAGTGGAAATGTTCTACACTTTAATAGAGTTAGATAAGAGACGTCTCAATTTAGATGATGACAGCTCTTTGATGATGGATGTACTAAACGCATTAGGGCCTTCTCTTTCAAGAAGACAGGCAGTGAATATATCCCGGGATAATGTTCTAGAGGATGCGTATAGCTCCTTCAATCCTGCTGGTGAAAGATTTAAGGGTAAATTATCAGTAACTTTTACTAATGAATTTGGACCCGAGGCTGGTATTGATGGCGGTGGTATCACAAAAGAGTTCTTGACAAGTGTAACTGAAGAAGGATTTAAAAATGATAAGtataaattatttgacACCAATCAGAACTATGAGCTGTATCCCAGCTCAGAGGTTAATGcaacaaaaatgaaatactaCTATTTTTTGGGTAAAGTTCTGGGTAAATGTATATATGACCGTGTGCTTATTGACATTCATTTCACAGATTtcttattgaaaaaattgcttaattcttcaaatcaCTATATATCCTATTTCGATGATTTGCAGTCTTTGGATGAATcattatatcaaaatttagTGAAATTATTAGCTATGAGTGCTTCTGATTTGGAATCGTTAGAATTACACTTTGAGGTCGATGACTTATCAACAGGCAAGAACAGAGTTACCGAGCTAATTCCAAATGGTTCAAAAACTGTGGTTACCAAGAACAATGTCCTTCAGTACCTTGTTCTTATTGCGGATTTCAAGCTTAACAGATCTTTAAACAAGCAAGTAGCGGCTCTGCATCGTGGGCTGAGTGTGATGATTGCACCACATTGGTTTGAGATGTTCAACTCCAGCGAGCTGCAAAAGTTAATCTCTGGGGAAGGTAAGGATATAAATTTAGAAGATCTGAAAAGCAATACCATATATGGTGGTTTCAGTGACACCAGTCTAACGATTCAGTATTTCTGGCAGATATTGGAAGAGTTCGAACCTCAACAAAGGCTAGACCTGCTGAAGTTTGTGACATCAGTGCCGCAAGCTCCTCTTCAAGGGTTCGGAGCGCTGGAACCTAAATTTGGTATAAGGAACTCTGGTCCTGAAAGGGACAGGTTAccaacagcagcaacatGTGTCAACTTACTGAAGTTGCCAGATTACGCAGACAAAGAATTACTAAGACAGAAACTGCTCTACGCGATTAATGCGGGTGCAGGGTTCGACCTCTCCTAA